From the Trifolium pratense cultivar HEN17-A07 linkage group LG4, ARS_RC_1.1, whole genome shotgun sequence genome, the window TCTTATATAGGCAGTGCTTTGATTTCGTGTTGAACCGAGTCCAGGAAATTCAACGATGACGGACTCCGACAGCATTTCTGGTGATTTTCAAGGCGGCGGATCGAACTCTCACGGCAGCGAGATGTCACCAAGAGAACACAAGCAATCTCTTGATTTTGGTAACAATTGCAACCAAAATTCATCAGAGATGGTCGACAAATCGAGAACTGGAAAGGTAATGAATCACATACCCGATGACCTTGCATTTTGTGTCCTTTCAAAACTTCCTTTAAAATCTTTGAAACGTTTTGGATGTGTATGCCAAACATGGTCTCTCTTATTTGAAAACTCACATTTCATGAGCAAGTTCCGTACTAATTTCATATCTCATTGTCACTCTGATTACATTGATACATCTTTACTCCTATATCAGATTATACAATCTCATGATCATACCCAATATTGCTCTTTCTATTCACTTTCTGGTCATAGGTATGAGAATAGAGTCAAATTAGACTTTCCAAATCCTTTTCAAGTTGAAAACCCTcgcttttattttttctattgtGATACTATTACCGGAACTATTTGCCTTAAATTCGAAAACACAATTGTACTTTGGAAACCAACTACTCATGAATTTAAGGTCATTCCTCCCAGCCCTGTTCAGTCTGGATCACCTTATCGGGAGTCTCAAGTGTTTTGTCATGGGTTTGGTTATGATCCTATAAGAGATGACATTAAGATTATTACGTTCACAACATTTGAAAAAATCGATAGTCGAGCTCTTCAACATCTTGGTGTGCGACGAGAAGATGTGCCATGGAATGAATTACCCTTTGAACCTTTATGGGAGATTTATAGCTTAAGATGTAACTCTTGGAAGAAACTTGATTTCGATATGCCTGTATGTTGGTTTGATAATTGGTCATATGAGCGATTGTACACGGAAGGAGTATGTCATTGGTGGTCTAATAGTGTTAATCGTGAAAATGTATTGGTTTCATTTGACTTAAGGACCGAAATGTTTTTTACAACAGCCATTCCGCTAGAAATAGCTCCCGACACCGACCCcagtcataattttttattcgtGGAAAGACGTTTGGCGATGCTTAATGGGTCAATTGCTTCGATCTTATGGTATACGACTACTTTTCACATATCAATTTTGGGTGAACTTGGCGTAAAGAAATCATGGACTAAATTGTTCGTTGTTGGACCATTGTCCAACATTGAGCGTGTTGTTGGAACGGGAAAGAATGGTGATATATTCTTTAAAACAAAAGATGGTAAACTAGTCTTGTTGGATTTAAGCACAGGGATAATTGAAGACATGAGTTTTAAAGGAGGACATGGATATGATGTAGCAATTTTCAAGGAAAACCATATTTTAATGGCTGGaataaatttttaagttttttttttccaccataGAAAATTTATGATTATAGTAGTTTTTTGGATTTTACCTGGCATATAATAAAAAGTTGCTGGTTAATTACTCATGTCATAGCTATTATCAATtatatgcaaaataaaaaaaatcatttctattttatattaaaagttTGTTCTCTTTCTATTTGGAAACACAAAGATATGAAATTATGAATTGCTATGAAATTTTTGTAGAGACAATATTAATAATTCGTTTCTTCGAATTGTTGTTCCTCTTGTTATATGTTCCAGATTTGATAAGTTGATTGAGATTGAAGATTGGCATGAAAGAAATTGTTTGGTGAACGGTGATGTTGTAATCAATTTTTAGGATTCAACTTGagagaagaaaacaaaagtAAATGTATACTTCTGCAGTGTTAAGCTTCTACATTTTTGAAGAACTGCAGTGTTTCAATTTTTCCATTAGCTTTTGTTCTTAATTTCTTATATTGTACCTAATAAGTAACCGACAATTGTAGAAGATTAAATTATCTAGAAGTCAAACACTGTTCATACTTATTAATTTGCATTTATCTTGTTTATACCGACTAGCGGACAAAACGCGCCTGTCTGTGTCTAACCGTTTATTATGCAaatttatataaagaaaattctTATGTTTTTGGTGTCGCCAAGACAGCCACATCACCATTGCTCTCATGACTTCATGTGGACCGGAAGCACAAATTGTCATTGCGTCTGGTCTGCAACATCCTCTGTTGATGCATGAAGTAAAAtgagcgttattgagcggtgtaacattactcaaatgttacaccggtgtaatttgattcctatatatatatatatatatatatatatatatatatatattttgagcttataaagCTCTCCCCATTATTTGCGACTTATTAGGCCCAATGGGCCAAAAGACCACAATCCACGACCCAACAATCACACGCCACATAACTCGCTCGTTAACTAATGTTCTCgttaaataattattcgccactaaattaattaaaagtcatcgcaacaattaattaaacacttaaatagcaaataataaaaatcgggtcgttacagttagcaaccatatatatatataggaactctctctctctctatatatatatatatatatatatatatatatatatatatatatatagagtcaggatccgttgacaccaactagtttgacaccaaatgttacacctctcaataacgttttaaccgatataaattttataaaatccaccgttggattgaaagtttacatcatatagatcatttgtgtaaaatttcagacaaatccaaaatcatttgatatgctattgagacacataaagattaacggcatttaaaaaaataccaaaaccgttaattttgatgtatctcaataacatatcaaatgattttggatttatttgaaattttacacaaatgatctatatgatgtaaactttcaatccaacggtggattttataaaatttatatcggttaaaacgttattgagaggtgtaacatttggtgtcaaactagttggtgtcaacggatcctgactcatatatatatatatatatataggggtttgctaatttagatccacctaaaaacatgaaggtctaAATTAATAAGGTCCATTTTTTCGCTTTGGACAAATACACCAATTACACGTTATTATCTTCTACCTTCTCTCTTCGCCGTTTCAACATATTCTTTGCTCACAACCTttgcttttgtttcttttttgtttcaaatctgTCTGCAAAATTTGTTCCCAAATCTTTGCAAATTGGGTGAGTTTTGCCATTGAAGCGTTTACATCAACATCACAATGCAAATCCGACAAAAATCTTGTAGATTTTACTACTCTATTAACTAAATGATTAACCTGatgattattaattattatcaaaCATTAATCGTTCCTTtcaataaatgaataaattgtaCTAAACAACAAGAATCAGCAATAGCAATAGATTGATTTGAAAATAGAtagaaaagagaaaatgaaaCATGACGGTTGCTATCATGAACAGAAAGCCATTGGTCGAAAAGCATCTTAATTTGGCCCCTTATggttattttaggtttcaaattaatcatttttgttagttttgtcactaacaccgtttgaacagtacacatATCAGTGTGTCTAAGTGCCACATGTCAtatgtccacatatgcaaattggctgccacatgtgacaaaattgacggaaatgactaacttgaaacctaaaataaacgtcagtgaccaaattgatacttttgaaacgtaagagaccaaattaaaacctaaaatgaaGGTAAGAgatcaaatgtgtagttaagccatatttttttttagttaattgCACATTGATCCAATGCATTAATTATAGTTTATGTTTCCAATTTGTCTGCACATTTTCAAGGTAGAGATATCCGCTGGATAATCAAAAGTAAAAACGATCGTTGATGATTAAGCAAAATGCTATATGTTtcggaaaaaaattaacgaaaaAATCACGAACGCTCTTTTAATGGCTTAATTGCACATTTAGtctgttatgtttattttaggtttcaagttggtcccttatatttattttgtttcaaattggtcccttatgttttaaAAGCTCCAAGTTGGTCCctcatgttttaaaaaatttcaagttggtcccaCAAGTTTCTAAAATTTGATTTAGTTAGTCATATAAAGATGACTAAATAGGGactaactaattcaaattttcGAAACTTGAGAGACCAACATGAAACGTTTAAAGCATAAAAGGGACCAACATAAAACCTAACATAAACActagggaccaatttgaaactttgAAAGCACAAGGGGCcaacttaaaatctaaaataaatataaaggaTGGAATGTGCATGCAATGGTCTACTTACTAGTATGTTTCATTATTTCTTATTTCTCATTAGTTTACTGTCAtgtaggggtgatcgtatccgaaatAATCCAAAagcaaaaccgcaaaccaaaccaatctaaatcgaaaaccgcaaaaaaatGCATTTAGTGTGAACCACACGGATCATTTTTCTTCCTAACCGTGCGGTTTGTTTTGGCTTGCGgttttcatttcagaaaacCAAACCAATTCACCccgcaatacttaacttaactctatcaacTAGTAGCAATCAATCTATTACCTAGTCCAACATAGTAAGctcaacccaaattgagtccataaaatAGTAGGTTGTttaaacatatcatttcacgcGATCAAGAactatattgttggtattaaaaataaattcttatgTATATGCAATTTCTATATATGCATATTATCTCATGTATacaataaactaaattaaaatttcctattttttttttttgacaataacaaaatgatattcattcattcaaattgatagattacatcaaatacaaccacattatcaacatcgctaaaaacataaaggatgaatctgcgaacaaaactcacagcatccgagttaatagcatacaacggcaaaatgcctacaacaaataatatgataaagttaaagtcaccgaagtatccatgcctccggatctgcagcgttgaagcccaaatcattggttgaatctgtaattgactgaagccgatcttttcaatagaaatcaaatgaacaccgcaacaatacgggacaacaaaaacgtcgcacaagacgacgaacaacacaacgccgcactcagacggcgaaatcacaaaaaagaaaacacaaaagaaaaactttgatcaatgtgaagatcacttatttaaataaaaagaaaaggaaaaacaattatgaggggtgattttgggtcagaaattgaccctaaaaccacccctccttggtagatcaagaaaaaaaaaactagttcatattttttttcctagtttttattttgtaacaagttggtaatattgttatatattttatatcatgataaaccgcacaaaccgaAACCAACCTTAACCGCATTGGTTGTGTTTAGTTtgaatgactttttaaaaaccaaccgaaccaaaccgaaccacatgcatttttatctcgcaaTTAAAATAACCATTAtactcaaaaccgaaccaaaccgcacgcGAGCACCCGTACTGTTATGTACACAAAATAACTAGACCTAAATGAAGTGAATCAAGCTAACAACTTTCCAACGGACTCTCCACTGATTTGGTGAGTAGATAATGTGTCAACAACAAATTTACAAATCATAGTTATTAAAGGGAATTAAGTTctaattattagtattattgaTATAGACAACATGTTATcttatatataccaaaaaagaaagaaaaaagaaaacgtATTATCTTAAGCATCAATGAAAAGTATTACATTATCTCAAACGTAAATAACTTGTTATTACAAAGATTAAAGTCCAAACCTCAAACTCCCACACGTGAATCTTTTTCTCACAGCTGTCGGGTATATAAATAGCCATTGTTCTTACTCAAACTGATCACATTCACAAATACCAACTCTTCATTCATGGCCTCTAAGTCTCACTACACAATTCTCATTGTTCTTTCTTCGTTGTTTATTGGATTCACAACACTTACTGTGGGACTACAAGAACAACTTGATGATCAAGCAACAACATTCCTCCCTGCACTCACCTCTTTGTTGGATTATGAAGATCAGGTACTTGACACTGACACTGATGGAAAAACAAAACCTCCAAAAGTTCAACTCCCTCGTCCACGTTCCCCACCCTCTCCAAAAACTAGTCCAAAAACTAGTCCACCCTCTCCAAAAACTAGTCCACGTTCTCCACCCCCTCCAAAAACTAGTCCCAAAACTAGTCCACCCACTCCGAAAACTAGTCCACGTTCCCCACCCCCTCCAAAAAATAGTCCACGTTCCCCACCCCCTCCGAAAACTAGTCCACGTTCTCCACCCCCTCCAAAAACTAGTCCCAAAACTAGTCCTCCCCCTCCGAAAAATAGTCCACGTTCCCCACCCCCTCCGAAAACTAGTCCACGTTCTCCACCCCCTCCAAAAACTAGTCCCAAAACTAGTCCACCCCCTCCAAAAACTAGTCCACGTTCCCCACCCCCTCCAAAAACTAGTCCCAAAACTGGTCCACCCCCTCCAAAAACTAGTCCACGTTCTCCCCCTCCAGCACCATATGGACTTGCCTTTGATCAATTCAAATTAGCTTTACAGTGGCCCAGAGTATACTGCAAGCTTAATGTATGTCCCGAAGCCGCGCCAATGTATTTGACAGTGCATGGACTTTGGGCTGGGAAAGGATCCATAGACCTAAATGATTGCCAGCCAAAAACTCCAATAAAGGATGCAGAGATGAATGAagtaagttttatttttattttaattattattatttttattattatattatagaaattttaatttacttttttttcatttaatcaGATTTTGAAACAAGAAAACCTGCTCAACATGTACTGGCCATCCTTAAGTACCAAGGATAACAAGGCCTTCTGGAGGCACGAGTGGCTTGCACACGGGACTTGCAGTATACCGTTGTTGGGTCAAATTCCCATTCAATACTTTCAGTTGACCTTACAACTCTACCAAAATCATAAAGTACAAAATTTGCTTGACAACACTGGGCTTCTTAAAAAAGAATTTGCATCTAGAGAAGCCATTCGTAAGGCCATACATGACATCACTAATTTCAACCCGCAAATTAAGTGTGTcaagattgaagaaaaagaatatcTAGTTGAAGTTAGACTCTGTTTCACCGCAAGCAAGACGTCTCCAATATTAAAAGATTGTCCCACAACTCTCTCAAGCTGTTTCGCAGACAATGTTTATTTCTGATATGAATTTATCCTATTTAAATAAGGGTCCTTCTAGTTCTAACATAGACcaattattaatataaataaaatagataaagatGTCCCTTTATGACTACTAAAATGTTGGAACTCTATTTCTTCATGACTAAGCTGAATTATTGTACCTTAGAgataaagatatatatatacatattttttagTTAATTGCACATTGATCGTCCAATGCATTAATTATAGTTTATGATTCCAATTTGTCTCCACATTTTCAAGGTAGAGATGTCCCCTGGATAATCAAAAGTAAAAATGATCGTTGATGATTCAGCAAAATGCTATATGTCCCGAAACAAAATTAACGAAAAAATCACGAACGCTCTTTAAATGACTTAATTGCACATTTGGtctgttatgtttattttaggtttcaagttggtcctttatgtttattttgtttcaaattgttCCCTTATGTTTTAAAAGCTCCAAGTTGATCCTTCttctttttaaaagtttcaagttggtcccttaagtttctaaaatttgaattagttagtCCTATAAATATGACTAAATAGGGactaactaattcaaatttttgaaACTTGAGAGACCAACATGAAACGTTTAAAGCATAAAAGGGACCAACATAAAACCTAACATAAACAttagggaccaatttgaaatttttaaagcACAAGGGGCCAActgaaaacctaaaataaatataaaggaTCGAATGTGCATGCAATGGTCTACATACTAGAATGATTCATTATTTCTTATTTCTCATTAGCTTACTGTCAtgtaggggtgatcgtatccgaaccaatccaaaagcaaaaccgcaaaccgaacCAATCTAAATCGAAAACAGCAAAAAAACGCATTTAGTGTGAACCGCACGGATCATTTTTCTTCCTAACCGTGCGGTTTGTTTTGGCTTGCAgttttcatttcagaaaacCAAACCAATTCACCccgcaatacttaacttaactctatcaacTAGTAGCAATCAATCTATTACCTAGTCCAACATAGTAAGctcaacccaaattgagtccataaaatAGTAGGTTGTttaaacatatcatttcacgcGATCAAGAactatattgttggtattaaaaataaattcttatgTATAGGCAATTTCTATATATGCATATTATCTCATGTATacaataaactaaattaaaatttcctatttttattttgtaacaagttggtaatattgttatatattttttttgacaaatattgttatatattttatatcatgataa encodes:
- the LOC123924161 gene encoding F-box only protein 8-like, with the translated sequence MTDSDSISGDFQGGGSNSHGSEMSPREHKQSLDFGNNCNQNSSEMVDKSRTGKVMNHIPDDLAFCVLSKLPLKSLKRFGCVCQTWSLLFENSHFMSKFRTNFISHCHSDYIDTSLLLYQIIQSHDHTQYCSFYSLSGHRYENRVKLDFPNPFQVENPRFYFFYCDTITGTICLKFENTIVLWKPTTHEFKVIPPSPVQSGSPYRESQVFCHGFGYDPIRDDIKIITFTTFEKIDSRALQHLGVRREDVPWNELPFEPLWEIYSLRCNSWKKLDFDMPVCWFDNWSYERLYTEGVCHWWSNSVNRENVLVSFDLRTEMFFTTAIPLEIAPDTDPSHNFLFVERRLAMLNGSIASILWYTTTFHISILGELGVKKSWTKLFVVGPLSNIERVVGTGKNGDIFFKTKDGKLVLLDLSTGIIEDMSFKGGHGYDVAIFKENHILMAGINF